The following proteins are encoded in a genomic region of Corylus avellana chromosome ca4, CavTom2PMs-1.0:
- the LOC132178820 gene encoding purple acid phosphatase 3-like, translating into MAFLLHHCRLFFLLFAFNLCLCFIPSTAALQRFKHPVKADGSLSFLVVGDWGRRGLYNQSQVALQMGVVGEKVEIGFVISTGDNFYEDGLTGVHDPAFNESFINIYTPPSLHKQWYNVLGNHDYRGDVEAQLSPILTKMDSRWLCRRSFIVDTEFTEFFFVDTTPFVDEYFTDPENHTYDWKGVLPREEYLSNLLKDVDTALRDSTAKWKIVVGHHTIKSAGHHGVTKELEDHLLPILEANNVDMYINGHDHCLEHISSTESQIQFLTSGGGSKAWRGDIEKWNPEELKLYYDGQGFMTVQMTQTNADIVFYDVFGNVLHKWSMSKDHDLDASA; encoded by the exons ATGGCGTTTCTCTTGCACCATTGCAggcttttctttcttctctttgctTTTAATCTCTGTCTCTGCTTCATTCCTTCCACGGCAGCACTTCAGCGGTTCAAACACCCGGTGAAAGCCGACGGTTCTCTAAGCTTTTTGGTCGTCGGAGACTGGGGAAGAAGAGGACTCTACAACCAATCTCAAGTTGCTCTTCAG ATGGGAGTGGTTGGTGAGAAAGTGGAGATAGGGTTTGTGATCTCCACGGGGGATAACTTTTATGAAGACGGATTGACAGGTGTGCATGATCCCGCGTTTAATGAGTCCTTCATCAATATCTACACACCCCCAAGCTTGCACAAACAATGGTACAACG TTTTGGGGAACCACGACTACAGGGGAGACGTAGAGGCACAGTTGAGTCCGATCCTCACAAAAATGGACAGCAGATGGCTTTGCCGAAGATCTTTTATTGTGGACACTG AGTTTACAGAATTTTTCTTCGTGGACACAACTCCATTCGTGGATGAGTATTTTACAGACCCAGAGAACCACACGTACGACTGGAAAGGTGTGCTCCCGCGGGAGGAATATCTTTCCAATCTCCTCAag GACGTGGATACAGCATTAAGGGATTCCACAGCAAAATGGAAGATTGTGGTGGGTCATCATACAATCAAAAGTGCTGGACATCATGGGGTCACCAAAGAGCTTGAAGACCATCTTCTCCCAATCCTTGAG GCAAATAATGTGGACATGTACATAAATGGGCATGACCATTGCTTGGAGCACATTAGTAGCACAGAAAG CCAAATCCAATTTCTAACGAGCGGAGGTGGCTCCAAGGCATGGAGAGGAGATATTGAGAAGTGGAATCCAGAGGAATTGAAGCTTTATTATGATGGACAGGGGTTTATGACAGTGCAAATGACTCAAACCAATGCAGATATTGTGTTTTATGATGTTTTTGGCAATGTTTTGCACAAATGGAGCATGTCCAAAGACCATGATCTTGATGCATCCGCATAG